In a single window of the Danio aesculapii chromosome 20, fDanAes4.1, whole genome shotgun sequence genome:
- the sec63 gene encoding translocation protein SEC63 homolog: MAGQQFQYDDSGNTFFYFLTSFVGLIVIPATYYIWPRDQNAEQLRLKSLRRVHGRCLWYRLRLMKSQQSIVPTLKKAALLFGWAVFLLLAYKVSKLDREYQEYNPYEVLNLEAGASVAEIKKQYRVLSLKHHPDKGGDEATFMKLAKAYSALTNEESRKNWEMYGNPDGPRVTSFGIALPAWIVDQKNSMLVLLVYGLAFMVILPVVVGTWWYRSIRYSGDQILINTTQLFMHFMYKTPTMNMKRLVMVLTAAFEFDPRSNKEAIIRPTDNIEVPQLIRELGNINVKKKEPPFCYPYSLKARVLLLAQLARMDVSENIEEDQRFVVKKCPALLQEMINVGCQLTMMATSRGGLRAPRLTSIENCMKLSQMVVQGLQEAKSPLLQLPHFEEEHLRYCISKKYKVRTLQDLVSLKDSDRRNMLRFLGEEKYDEVIGVLGSFPYINMETKLQVLDDEDSNNITAGSIVTVTVILTRKRMSEMFEKEENAPLPAEEVNSEEQGDAKNKTKVWQNKNKGAKKAAKSKKKKLTKKKPVTQQQAKGDKAKQANGNVAGNEIVSKEEEEDLSDKGSESDEAEGNKDSPSERDDESDKQSDTEGDEIARDDEEEWEALQQSIQRRERALLETKSKVTHPVYSLFFPEEKQEWWWLYIADRKEQTLVSMPNHVCTLKDTEEVELKFPAPSKTGNYQYSVILRSDSFMGLDQIKPLKLEVHEAKAMMDNHPQWDIPETEEEEDDQEDSDGIEESEEDEEDND; this comes from the exons AGCAATTGCGATTGAAAAGTTTACGGAGAGTTCATGGAAGATGTCTGTGGTATCGCCTCCGGCTTATGAAATCACAGCAAAGCATTGTTCCAACACTTAA AAAAGCAGCCCTGTTGTTTGGGTGGGCAGTATTTCTTCTCCTGGCATATAAAGTGTCTAAATTAGATAGAGAGTACCAGGAATATAACCCTTATGAAGTCCTCAACTTGGAAGCA GGGGCATCTGTTGCTGAGATAAAGAAGCAGTACAGAGTGCTGTCTCTAAAACATCACCCTGATAAAGGCGGAGATGAGGCTACCTTCATGAAGCTTGCTAAAGCTTACTCGGC TTTGACAAATGAGGAATCACGGAAAAACTGGGAGATGTACGGCAACCCTGATGGCCCAAGAG TGACAAGTTTTGGAATCGCTCTTCCTGCATGGATTGTTGATCAGAAAAATTCCATGCTG GTGCTGCTGGTCTATGGGTTGGCATTTATGGTCATACTTCCTGTGGTGGTG GGTACGTGGTGGTACCGATCCATACGCTACAGTGGTGATCAGATCCTGATCAACACAACACAGCTTTTCATGCACTTTATGTACAAAACGCCTACAATGAACATGAAAC GATTGGTGATGGTGTTGACAGCTGCATTTGAGTTTGATCCTCGTAGTAACAAAGAGGCCATCATAAGGCCGACAGACAACATTGAAGTTCCCCAG ttgATTCGGGAGCTGGGAAATATTAACGTTAAGAAGAAAGAGCCTCCTTTCTGCTATCCCTACAGCCTGAAGGCTCGAGTGTTATTACTTGCACAACTTGCCAGGATGGATGTTTCTGAGAACATAGAGGAGG ATCAAAGGTTTGTGGTGAAGAAGTGCCCTGCTTTGTTACAAGAAATGATCAATGTTGGCTGTCAGCTCACCATGATGGCAACTAGTAGAGGAG GCCTTCGGGCTCCCAGGCTGACGTCCATAGAAAACTGCATGAAGCTTTCTCAGATGGTGGTTCAAGGTCTGCAGGAGGCCAAATCTCCTCTGCTGCAGCTGCCCCATTTCGAAGAGGAGCACCTCCGTTACTGTATCTCTAAGAAG TACAAGGTACGGACGTTGCAGGATCTGGTCAGCCTGAAAGACTCTGACAGGAGGAACATGCTTAGATTTCTGGGAGAAGAGAAGTATGATGAGGTCATTGGAGTCCTCGGCAGCTTCCCTTATATCAACATGGAAACCAAACTTCAAG TGTTGGATGATGAAGATAGCAATAACATCACTGCAGGATCCATTGTCACAGTCACGGTCATCTTGACAAGGAAGAGAATGTCT GAGATGTTTGAGAAAGAGGAGAACGCACCGCTGCCTGCAGAAGAAGTGAACTCAGAGGAG CAAGGTGatgccaaaaacaaaacaaaggtttGGCAAAATAAGAATAAAGGAGCTAAAAAAGCAGCCAAGTCCAAAAAGAAGAAACTGACTAAGAAGAAACCAGTCACTCAACAGCAAGCAAAGGGAGACAAGGCCAAACAGGCCAATGGCAACGTGGCGGGAAAT GAAATTGTATcgaaagaagaagaggaagatctGTCTGATAAAGGCAGCGAATCAGACGAAGCAGAGGGAAATAAGGACTCGCCCAGTGAGAGAGATGATGAGAGCGACAAGCAGAGCGACACTGAGGGCGACGAGATTGCCAGAGATGACGAGGAG GAATGGGAGGCTCTACAGCAGAGCATTCAGCGGCGTGAACGAGCACTGTTGGAGACCAAGTCTAAGGTCACTCATCCAGTCTACAGCCTGTTCTTCCCCGAGGAGAAGCAGGAGTGGTGGTGGCTCTACATCGCAGACCGGAAAGAACAGACACTGGTGTCCATGCCTAACCACGTGTGCACACTCAAAGACACAGAGGAG GTTGAACTGAAATTCCCTGCTCCATCCAAAACTGGAAACTATCAATATTCAGTGATTCTCAGATCAGACTCGTTCATGGGATTAGATCAGATCAAGCCACTTAAG CTGGAGGTTCATGAGGCGAAGGCCATGATGGATAACCACCCACAGTGGGACATCCCAGAAactgaggaagaggaggatgacCAGGAGGACAGTGATGGCATTGAGGAGTCTGAGGAAGACGAAGAAGACAATGACTAA